The nucleotide window TCCTGATGGAGGCCGGAGGCCCGCTGTATGCGCTTGACCTCCTCGACCTGATCCCACTCCACCAGCGTCACCACCAGGCCACTCTCGCCGGCTCGGGCAGTCCTGCCCGAGCGGTGAATGAAGCTCTTGTAGTCCTGGGGCGGGTCGTAGTGGATCACCACATCGATGTCGTCGACGTGCAGCCCGCGAGCCGCCACGTTGGTGGCCACCACCACGGGGCGCTTCCCCGAAGCGAGGTCGTCGAGGGTCCGCTCGCGCAGCGACTGGCGCAGGTCGCCGTGGATCGCCGCCGCCCGGACGCCCTCCTTCTGGAGCGCCTCGGCGACCCGGTCGGCTCCGCGCTTGGTCGACACGAAGACCAGGGAACGCGACACCGAGGCCGTGATGGCGGCGACCAACTTCGGCTTGTCCATGTGGTGCACCAGGATGAACCGGTGATCCTGGGTGTCGATGATGTCCGAGGTCTGCTCCACCTCGTACCGGACCGGATCCTCGAGGTAGCGCTGCACCAGGCTCTGTACTTCCCCGTCGAGGGTGGCCGAGAACAGCATCGTCTGGCCCACGTTCGGAGCCTCCCGCATGACGCGATGCACCTGCGGGAGGAACCCCATGTCGGCCATCTGATCGGCCTCGTCGATGACGACGGTCGCCAGATCCACGAGGTCGACCTTCTTGCGCTCGATGAGGTCGATGAGCCGCC belongs to Acidimicrobiia bacterium and includes:
- a CDS encoding DEAD/DEAH box helicase, yielding MESSTADTEIRSPFADLGVSDAVVASLTARGITDPFPIQTLTIPDGLAGRDVCGRAQTGSGKTIAFGIPLVERTAPADRGRPRALVLVPTRELCSQVAEEIEPMAAARGLGIMAVYGGVPIEAQISRIARGVDIVVATPGRLIDLIERKKVDLVDLATVVIDEADQMADMGFLPQVHRVMREAPNVGQTMLFSATLDGEVQSLVQRYLEDPVRYEVEQTSDIIDTQDHRFILVHHMDKPKLVAAITASVSRSLVFVSTKRGADRVAEALQKEGVRAAAIHGDLRQSLRERTLDDLASGKRPVVVATNVAARGLHVDDIDVVIHYDPPQDYKSFIHRSGRTARAGESGLVVTLVEWDQVEEVKRIQRASGLHQEIVKMFSNDPRLADLAGFEPEAVDMRMGDDVALSRRGMRRKRR